Within the Chrysemys picta bellii isolate R12L10 chromosome 17, ASM1138683v2, whole genome shotgun sequence genome, the region cccagcagggggcagcggggAGTGTGCGCAGATAccacccctccagcagggggcagcggggAGTGTGAGGCGATACCCCCCgcagcagggggcagcggggAGTGTGCGCAGATACcgcccccccagcagggggcagcggggAGTGTGCGCAGAtaccccccagcagggggcagcggggAGTGTGAGGCGAtaccccccccagcaggggggaGCGGGGAGTGTGAGGCGATACCCCCCCAGGAGGGGGCAGCGGGGAGTGTGCGCAGATAccgccccccagcagggggcagcggggAGTGTGAGGCGATACCCCCCcaagagggggcagcagggagtgtgaGGCGAtaccccccccagcagggggcagcggggAGTGTGCGCAGATACcgcccccccagcagggggcagcggggAGTGTGAGGCGAtacccccccccagcagggggcagtggggagtgtGAGGCGAtaccccccccagcagggggcagcagggagtgtgaGGCGAtaccccccccagcagggggcagtggggagtgtgcgcacagatacacacacacacatgcacacatacggATCTGCTTTCAGGGATCGTTTCTGTCGTGTGTatctcacagactttaaggtcagaagggaccattatgattgtctagtctgacctcctgcacagcgcaggccacagaatctcacccacccactgctgtaacaaacccctgacctgtgtctgagttactgaagtcctcaactcgtggtttaaagacctcaaggtgagagaatcctccagcaagtgacccgtgccccacgctgcggaggaaggcaaaaaatccccagggcctctgccaatctgccctggaggaaaattccttcctgaccccaaatatggcgattggctaaaccctgagcatgtgggcaagactcaccagccagacacccaggaacgaattctctgtagtaactcagatcccagccCATCTAACagcccatcacagaccattgggcatctactgctaatagtcaaagatcaattaattgccaaaatgaggctatcccattataccatcccctccataaacttatcaagcttagtcttgaagccagataggtctcttgcccccactgctcccctgggaaggctgttctagaacttcactcctctgatggttagaaaccttcgtctaatttcaagtctaaacttcctaatgttcagtttatatccatcacGATGCTTATCCCCCTTCTTTGTCTGTCTCCTGAGCATCGGTACTCTCTTTCTTCCATCCACTCACCTACCCCCTCTGCcgagacaccccctctatctatctatctatccccagccaacccatctatctatctatctatctatctatctatctatctccacacagcccatctatctatctatctatctatctatctatctatctatctatctatctatctatctatctatctccacacagcccatctatctatctatctatctatctatccctccaccccctacacttctctccctctctctgccccccgctGACCCCTCCAGCTGTGCAGGGCCGAGGGGATCAAGCTGAGTATCCCCCCCCCAATTGATTAGATGCTAATCCACAGCCCTCGGCACCAGGGCGCCTTTGCGCTAATGAAGAGCTTTTCAATCAGCCGCGCGGTGTGTCGTCCCCCGCCCCTCAGCGGCTCAGTCCTGGGGGAAGCGGTTCCCCAGTCCCCAGCCCAGCAGGCATCAAGGGTCGTAGCCAGGCGCAGAGAGCCGTTCGGGGGGCTCACAGGACACAAGGGGCAGGAGACCGCGGATTTTATGAAGCCAGCCAGACTCCAGGCTGCGTCCTGTGGGTGTGGAGCCCAGCGGAGACGGGTCCGGTTTGAGACTGTTCCAATCCACGGAGCAATTCCTCGCGGATCCGCTTTTCCTTTGCATCCCCCAAGCCCGGTAGCCAACGTCGCCTGGTCGAAGAGCCGCGTCGGTTTTATTGAGCGATGCAAAATCCagtcccggccccggccccgctccctgGCTTGAACAGCTGAGGTGAGCCAGATCTCAGACTCTGCTGGAGTTTCATTCCTTTGAAGGGAAAGgcccagctcaaagtgtcttcAAAACGGCCTCTTTTGAGTCGTACTCCCTGATACACGCTCCGGCTTGAAGACTcagtctggtgtgtgtgtgggggggtgttgttcTTTTGAACGGATTAAATCTTTGGGGACCAAATGAAGGACCGTCGTGCGCCCAAAACTTTGCCTCCCGAAATTCACCCGGTTTAAGACTGCGTGAGAGCCAAAGACTCCCAACCCCGTCCGGCTCCCCGATCTCAGCAACGGATAGTCACTGGATTTCAGACTCTCTTGCAATTTTCTTCTGTGGGCTCCACCCAAGTAACTCGGCATCCATCTAAGGCTCTCGACGGCCTGGCTCTTCGCCGCTCATCCTGGCCCTGTGGCGGCAAATCGGGCCAGTCACACGCCGATTTTTGGCAGGTAGCCCAAACGCTGCTTCGTTTGCCGCCCCAATCTCCACAACCGCTGGAGTTTGTTCTTTTGAACCAGCGCCGGTCCGAAGACGGTGTAACGCCCgggcgggcgggatcgaaccggggacctcGGGAGCTAAATGCGTGAGCCTtcactgcatgagctaaaagccaactggctggcgagcagactcattaatctctaagtggtctccgtGCCACTCGATGggccagagcaccacacccaggaggtgtgtgggttaccaGGGCCCCAAAGTGCCTCCAACCCCGAACTGAGCAGCTGATCTTTAGCCCAATAAAGCAgcgggttgggggtgggggggaacgggGAGTTGGATGCTACATAATTCGCCGCAGCTTTGCAGGGAAGACAGAGACCCAGCGCTGGATTAGGGAGCAGCGAGGAGAAAAGATTTGATTCCTGCCTCCAAGACAGGCTAGACGCTAAGAGTGGATTAACCGATCAGTCTGCAGAGCGTGGAGCATCGGCCTTGCCCGTCcaatttggggagggagggaaggggccaTATGGGAGCCCAAATCGCCGTCTGGAATCCAAGAAACTTTCTTTCCCGGAGAGATTTGAATCCTTGGctgtgagtgggagggagagagaacgacccgggggtgggggaggcacatTAGGAAGGGAGCCGACGGTCTGTGGCGACGGAGGCCGGGGGATGATGATCAAGCTAAGCCGGAAGACGCGCTCGCTGCTGGCGCTGGCCTTGAACTCGCTGGCCCTCTGCTTCGCGGTGTCGGCCTTCGCCACCAGCTACTGGTGCGAGGGGACGCACAAGGTGGTCAAGCCGCCGTGCCTGTCGGCCATCAGGAAGGGCAACTGCGTGCCCGTCGGGGCCAACGAGACGGAGGCCGGGAACGCCACCCTGGACCCCAATGTGGTGCAGTACATCTGGGAAACGGGCGAGGACAAGTACGCCTTCCGGTACTTCCACACCGGCTTCTGGCTCTCCTGTGAGGAGCACCACGGAGGTAGGaacagcccccgcgccccaccccagaggtggctgcatctcagtgtcgggcgaggggtccccgtataccagcccccgcgccccacccccagaggtggctgcatctcagtgtcgggcgaggggtccccgtataccagcccccgcgccccaccccagaggtggctgcatcccagTGTCGGGCGAGGGGTCCTTATATacccagcccctgcgccccaccccagaggtggtcaCATCTCAGTGTCGGGCGAGGGGTCCCCTGATGTGGCCGCGTCTCAGCCCACCGCCAAGGTAAACCCAATAAAGATTTGGTGGGGGGGTTGAACTGTGCCCCCTCCGTCCCGCTGATCTCACACTctgtccttttctctctcccttaccccgccccccccccccagacgaGATCTGTCGCAGTTTCATAGAGCTGCCCCCCGAGTCGGAGAAAGAGGTGAGCGGCCGGACAGACGGACAAAGCCGGGACGGGACTTTCCCCTCCTGCCAGCCAAGGCCCTCGCCAGAGGCATGTGGTGGGCCCAGCTTGGGAGCTCCCCCATGGGCACCCCCAGGATTGGGGctccagctggcagcccccccactgacacacacaccagcagctcccgacacacacacatccagcaGCCCtcccactgacacacacaccagcagccctcccactgacacacacaccagcagcccctgacacacacacatccagcagcccccccccactgacacacacaccagcagcccccgatacacacaccccagcagccccccccactgacacacacacccccagcagccccccccgaTACACACACcaccccagcagcccccccactgacacacaccccagcagccccccccactgacacacacacaccagcagcccCCCGATACACACACCCAGCAGCCCCCGTCccgtctggggcagagcagggctgagaGGGAGGCAGCGGGAGGCAGGTCCGGGgggcgggatgggggggctgtgctgACCGTGGGGTGCCCCCCCAGGGGTGCTGTGGCTGTCGGTGGCGTCGGAGTTCCTGTACATCGTCCTGCTCAGCGTCGGCTTCGTGCTCATGGGGACTGGACGCCACCTGCTACGCAGACTTCATCGCCGGGCTCAAGATCAACGCCTTCGCCGCGGTGATCACCGTGCTGTCGGGTACTGGCCCCCTGTCTCCCCCCGGCCCTccagccccccgcctgccccccagcctgtcccctgcctgccccccccgtcccccagccgcccgcctgtcccctgcctgcccccaacctgccccccaACGCCTTTGCCGTGGTGATCACCGCGCTGTTGGGGTACCggccccccgcctcccccgtgacccctgcctgccctccagccccccgCCTGCCTCCCAACACCTTCGTCGCGGTGATCACTGTGCTGCCGGGTACCAGCCCGCCCCGgtcccccgcctgccccccggctctccacctgccccccagcaacccagccccccgcctgccccccaacACCTTCACCATGGTGATCACTGTGCTGTGGGATACCGAGCCCCcgggccctctgcccccctgccttCCACTCTTCCCcgtgccccctctgccccccgcctgctcccctgcccatcAACATCCCCCCAATGTCTTTGCCgctcccccttcgccccccccccagcctcccatcCCCTACATTCATTAGTGTGCTGCCGGGTGCCaccccacccaaactcccatGGCCCCCAGACATCACCCCCCCCATTAATCCCTTCAGTGCCACTGCCCTCCCtgatccccccctgcccccccgtgcTCACTGAGCTCTGTCCCAGACTCACAGGTCgcgcccactcttggccccgtgtggtctgtggggggaacccccttcagtgagacagcccttctcgggggtcccaCTTTCTCccggggttaagcccctccacctcttggagccgcacctctctgagccttagcatgtctgtctctcgccgtgggccctcagggagtccacttacTCTGGACCCCCAGGACCTCCACTCCCCGAAGGggatgatgcaaccctgttctctagactggagtgacacTCAGCCAgtataaaacaggagggtttattgagcgttgaacacagcacaggaaactctcagggccctcaggcctggcctccctcagcccagcacatcccagtctcccctgcagccaggtgggctctgcctgctccccctctccagccccgacccccctgcttcccagctgggcatctgatatcaccagccccaaggcctgcctctgtccattgtcttctcttcaggtaaacagggtcccctgggcctcctctcccctcttctgtcctctggctggaaccggctggtcaggtcaccggggttctctcttcacagcccattgtcctcccactggccagaaccggctgtgactctTGAGCTGGGTCTCCAGGtcgtcaggtcaccagtcgctggggtatccatcctccaggccattggctggggtcccaagttccctctccggttctctgtagcaacaaactccctctcccctcccctcgttaaactagtaacccccagggaaactgagtcccactccctctgcatgcaacCCACTGGAAAAACacgaaaaaaaaaacaagaaaatcccccacttcgtcacaggctcTCTGTCCCCAGGCCTCCTGGGCATGGTGGCCCACATGATGTACATGACCGTCTTCCAGGTGGCTGTCAACCTGGGGCCCAAGGACTGGAGACCCCAGACCTGGTTTTACGGCTGGTCCTTCGGGTGAGTGGGTGAGTGACCCtggggacatggggcctttcccttctagggggcgccagctcccatctggcccccaagtgccctgctgttccccctgTTCTGGGGACGCACGGTGGAGTCCATCCTGGCCCTTTGGAAGAGCCCCGGAGATGTTGGACAGATAGGTGcatggctggggaggggcaggcctgggggacGGACAGACTGAGGGACAGAGGGACGTGGGGCGGCTGGGTGTAAGGGTGGGTGGGAAATACATGGGCCGATGAGAGGATGactagctggctggctgggaagggaatGGCGGAAGAGCTGCTGGATGGGAAGATTGCTAAGTGGTGGATGGTGGGTGGGTGCGGATGGCCGAGTAGagagctgggtgggtgggtgggtaggtagctgggtgggtggatggatggttgAGTGGGTAGGTAGGTCagtaggtggatggatggatggatggatggatggatgggtgggtaggtaggtaggtaggtaggtaggtaggtaggtaggtggatggatggatgggcggGTAGGTAGGTCAGTGGGtggagggatgggtgggtgggtaggtaggtcggtgggtggagggatgggtgggtgggtaggtaggTCGGTGGGTGgacggatggatgggtgggtaggtGGGTCCGTGGATGGATGGGTAGCTGGGTTGGTGGGTAGGTcggtggatggacggatggatgggtgggtggatgggtagctgggtgggtgggtggatgggaggTAGGTcagtgggtggatgggtgggtgggtaggtagcTGGGTCGGTGGGTGGATGGGTAGATGGgtcggtgggtgggtgggtggatgggtcgGTAGGTAGGtcggtgggtggatggatgggtaggtaggtcggtgggtggatggatgggtgggtgggtaggtaggtgagtgggtggatggatggatgggtgggtaggtGGGTCCGTGGATGGATGGGTAGCTGGGTTGGTGGGTAGGTcggtggatggacggatggatgggtgggtggatgggtagctgggtgggtgggtggatgggaggTAGGTcagtgggtggatgggtgggtgggtaggtagcTGGGTCGGTGGGTAGGTCGGTGGGTGGATGAGTAGATGGGTGGATGGGTAGGTAGGTAGGTCGGTTGGTGgacggatggatgggtgggtaggtaggtgggtgggtggatggatgggtgggtaggtaggtgggtgggtggatggatgggtgggtgggtaggtgggtggatgggtgggtgggtaggtagcTGGGTCGGTGGGTGGATGGGTAGATGGGTGGATGGGTAGGTAGGTCGGTTGGTGgacggatggatgggtgggtgggtggatgggtgggtgggtaggtaggtgggtgggtggatggatgggtgggtgggtaggtgggtgggtggatgggtgggtgggtaggtaggtgggtgggtgggtaggtgggtggacggatggatgggtgggtaggtaggtgggtgggtgggtaggtaggtggatgggtgggtgggtaggtaggTGGGTGGACGGATGGGTGGGTaggtaggtgggtgggtggatgggtgggtgggtaggtaggtgggtgggtggatggatgggtgggtgggtaggtagatTAGTGGGTGtacggatggatgggtgggtaggtAGCTGGGTTAGTCGGTGGGTGGATGGGTAGCTGGGTGGGTGGATAGGtcggtggatggatggatgggtgggtaggtaggtcagtgggtgggtggatgggtgggtagGTGGGTAGGTAggtggacggatggatggatgggttggtaggtaggtaggtgggtggatgggtagctgggtgggtgggtggatgggaggTAGGTcagtgggtggatgggtgggtgggtaggtagcTGGGTCGGTGGGTGGATGGGTAGATGGGTCGGTGGGTAGGTcggtgggtggatgggtgggtagGTAGATTAGTGGGTGtacggatggatgggtgggtaggtAGCTGGGTCGGTCGGTCGGTGGGTGGATGGGTAGCTGGGTGGGTGGATAGGTCggtggatggacggacagatggAAGTTATGTGGAGGGGGCAGCAGGTACCTGGCTGTAGGGAAGAGGCTGGGGGTGGATAGGAAGAGgtggggagcacagggctgggtagTTGGGGAGCgtggggggctgtggctggggcgtACCACTCCCTGGCCCTTGGGctcaccccacttcccccccccacgCTGCCCGCAGCATGGCCTGGCTCTCGTTCACGCTCTGCATGTCGGCCGCGGTGCTGACCCTCAACACCTACACCAAGACCCTGCTGGAGTTCCAGCACCGCCGGCGGATCTGCGAGCAGCAGAGCCAGCGCGGGCCGCGCTCCCCCAGCCTGGCGCCCGAATTCCAGCGCTTCCTGTGGGACAAGTACGTCTTCAGCGTCAGTGACTCGCTGGACTTCTCCCCTGGCCGCTCCCGCCCCACCGCTGGGGGGCGCAAGGGCCGCGGGGGGGGCTACGCCGGCCTGGCCGGGGGGCGCTGCGGGGATGCCGGCGACCCAGACGATGGCGAACCCtgctagggggtggggggaatcgaCCCAcacaattcccctcccccattcatgcccccttcctcctccccaatccatgtccctttccctcctcccacaatCCCCTCCCCAATGGGGAAACTGGGCAGGTGGTGCAGGGCAAGGCAGCCCCAGGGTCAGAGACCCTTAGTGGGGATGGCGGGTGGCGAAGGCCGGGGAAGCCTGAGGGTCAGAGACCTCTAGTGGGGACAGGGCGGTGCAGGCTGGGGAAGCCCCAGGGTCACAGGCCGGGGCAGCCCCAGGGTCAGAGACCCCTAGTGGCGGTGGGGACGCCGGGCGGCGCAGACCAGGGaagccccagggtcagagacCCCTAGTGGGGACGCTGGGCGGCGCAGACCAGGGaagccccagggtcagagacCCCTAGTGGGGACGCCGGGCGGCTAGGCCGGGGCAGCCCCAGGGTTCAGAGAACCCTAGTGGGGACGCCGGGCGGCACAGGGCAAGGCAGCCCTAGGGTCAGAGACCCCTAGTGGGGACGCCGGGTGGTGCAGACCGGGGAAGCCCCAGGGTACCTTTGGTCCCAGCAGCCTCAGTCCAGAACCGGGAGTGATCCTGGTTCCAGCCTCGGGCCCCACAGCAGGAACCGAGCGGGGGAGACTCAGCCTGGTGGTGGCAGCGAGGGGCTCacacgggggcggggggatgtAATGACCGGAAGCTGGAGTTGGGGAGCGAGGCATCTCCGGGCCGCCCAGGGGccatcactgggggggggggcaacaagGGGGAGAAATGGCCCCCTGGGTCCTGCTGGTGTCACCCCCCCCCGGGAATTCCTGTGGGGTCACCGTGACATCGAGTGGCTATGTGGGGAGCAGGCATAGctgtgccggtgcccctcactcccgacccgcagctccctgctagcccagccctgggcttcccccccaccagctctgccagtgcccctcactcccaacctgcagcccctgttagcccagcctTGGTGCCCCTCAAgccccaaacaccccccacccccaggtctcctgatgcATGTGGGAAGGGTGTATAATTGCTGCTTGGTTCTGATACAGCAGCTCCCATCTGGGGAGATCAGAGGTCGTAACACTCCGTGTGATTAAAGAAATTAAGAATTAATCAGCACCAGCTTGGTTCTTCCGGCGAGAGCGGAGGGGGGAAGCGGGCGCTGTGCCAGCCTGGAGTCGGGAGCTACGCGGCAAAGGCGGCCACCAGGGCCTTTTCCAGCAGCCTGGCAGCCTCTTGGGGGCAACACCTCAGCCCCTcgctccctgctgctcctgggtgCATTGTCCTGCCCCACTCTGGAGACCGATGGGGCCAAACGCTGCAGGAGCAAAGGGACTTCTCGCCTCACCTTGGGTGTGCTGGGGGGCTCAGGTTTCAGTTCTGGGGTGGTTGAGTGGCAGGCTCCAGCCGTGGGGCTCCGGGCACCGACCCACCGCTCTGGGCTCCGTCCACGCTCTCTGGCCCCTGTCTGTGTAGCGGTGGGACTcaccccccccatcacccctggcccctACTGCCTCCCCCTCCGACCACCCCCATCCACGGCTTCATTTGTCCTGGggcttgctgagaaaagtgatattaacaaagatACAAAGATCACTTTTtgcagcattatttttattattgagtctgcaaaaagcaaaacaacccaatcccccccccccacacccaacaaaacaaccctcccacccccaccctacaTAAATAAAGGACAATGATTTGGACGGGTACATGTGCATATTGGTTTGTGTTTCCTAAAGTTCACTATTTTAGGGGAAAGAGTCAGTGCGGCCCCCagtgagagaacccaggagtcctggctcccagcccccaccccgaggtaaccactagaccccacttccctcccagagccagggagagaacccaggagtccgagcGCTGGGGCGGGAGGGCGGGAGCTCCGGGAGGAGGAGCGAGGGGTGGGGAAAGCGGAAACCGCTTCCTCATTCAAAAGTCCCCTCGGCCNNNNNNNNNNNNNNNNNNNNNNNNNNNNNNNNNNNNNNNNNNNNNNNNNNNNNNNNNNNNNNNNNNNNNNNNNNNNNNNNNNNNNNNNNNNNNNNNNNNNNNNNNNNNNNNNNNNNNNNNNNNNNNNNNNNNNNNNNNNNNNNNNNNNNNNNNNNNNNNNNNNNNNNNNNNNNNNNNNNNNNNNNNNNNNNNNNNNNNNNNNNNNNNNNNNNNNNNNNNNNNNNNNNNNNNNNNNNNNNNNNNNNNNNNNNNNNNNNNNNNNNNNNNNNNNNNNNNNNNNNNNNNNNNNNNNNNNNNNNNNNNNNNNNNNNNNNNNNNNNNNNNNNNNNNNNNNNNNNNNNNNNNNNNNNNNNNNNNNNNNNNNNNNNNNNNNNNNNNNNNNNNNNNNNNNNNNNNNNNNNNNNNNNNNNNNNNNNNNNNNNNNNNNNNNNNNNNNNNNNNNNNNNNNNNNNNNNNNNNNNNNNNNNNNNNNNNNNNNNNNNNNNNNNNNNNNNNNNNNNTGCGGGCCGCTCTGGGCTCACAGAGGTACTTGCTTCTCACATGCAGGCTTCGTGCCGCTTCCCTTCTTCCTCCGGCATGACTCCCCAATGTCCTGGGACCTCTGCGCCCCTATCCCGGCTGCCGAGAGCCTGGACTCGTGGGAGAGCAGCTTGCTGTGGGATGGAGGGTCTCTGGTCATCGCCAATTCTTCCCAGGGGCAGCCGGGGACACCAGGGGGAGGTAAGGAGGGATTGAACTTGGGATCTTTGGCACCAAGAGCACAGGGCTTTGCCACTGGAGCTAAAGGAGGAGGTCTAGCGGCCGCTAGCAGTAGGAGGCTGTTATCCTGGCAGCAAAGGGGCATGTGATGCATTTGGCCACAGACAGCACCGTCCACACCAATTACCAAGCTCAACCAGTTTTGAGCTTTAATATGCACACGTTAGGACAATATGTTACTACTTTAATTAAGCATAAAAAGGAAATAAGGCCGATAGAGCAGGGCAGCGTGACGATAAATTATTCAGCCTTAGGGCACAGGTAGCTGGTGCTGTTGGTGTTAGATTGAAGCCGGTCCAATCTGGTGTAAGTCTTATGTTGATTTATTCCCCTTTGGTCAAACCCACCGTTTTTATCCCCCGTGTCTTGTGACATGAGGCAGGCGCAGATCACTGAAACGGCTGTCTCCACCAACATATCTTAAATATAATTCCATACATGCCAGCGTAAAATTCTTTGAACGGCTGCGTTTTTTCCCTTAGTTGGCTAAACCGTTGCTTGGtaccttttttatttattttcactatTACGATTCGTCTTAATGAACGCTGGGTTTTCATTGCGTTCATGTGTCTTCCTGCGTCTTACGACAGGTTGTGTTGGCTTTTCCTCTTGGCGTCGCTGCGTGTCCAGCGTGTTTCGTGCTCCCTCGTCTGTTTTACCAGGGAGGTGGAGGTCTGGCTAGTGAATCCCCCATTTGGCTTTTGCCCTGTTATCTCTGCAGGCCAAGGTGACACAAACCAACTTTCTGATTTGTATTTTTGTTACAAGTTTTGAAAGCTGAAAAATTCCCTTTGGTGTTTTCTTAGAACACTGTTAAATAGAGAAGAGTTACATTTTCCACATTATTTAATAGAGTTAATTACACgtctctttccccccctctctttctccttttccctttttttttgtctctggtttttctcctctttttcccccccctcctttctctaACCTTCCCTCTTTTCGCTTCCCAGCTGgctccatctccccacagccaccTCTGGATCTCTCCGGGTTTCCTTTGGCCGAGCCCTGGGACGTCCTCTCGCCGGATGCCCCCGCTGACGCAGCCCCCGATTTCGTTCACCCCCTGGTGACGGCTGCTCACCTGGATCCTGGTGCGCCGTGGTTGATGTCAAGGATAAATCCAGGTGACgtctggggtggggggtcgcTGCTTTTGCCTGCCCTGGGGAATTGTGGGTAGCTGGGATCCTGGTGTTGTGTGTCTCTGGGTCTCGGCCTGGGCTGGATCAGACACAGAGGCTAAGCTCCCACCGCTCCTCTGTAGGGAGGCAGATGGTGTCCCAGTGCATGCTCTGAAATTCTGGCCAACTGCATGTTAGCCTTGTCCGTACCCTACTGCCTAGCCATGTCTGCCCCCGTGCATGCTGGGAAAACCTGGCCAATGGCCTGTCCATATCCTACCACCCAGCCATCTCTGCCCCAGGGCATGCAGGGAAAATGTGGCCAATGGCCTGTCCATATCCTACCACCCAGC harbors:
- the LOC101932135 gene encoding LOW QUALITY PROTEIN: germ cell-specific gene 1-like protein (The sequence of the model RefSeq protein was modified relative to this genomic sequence to represent the inferred CDS: deleted 1 base in 1 codon), translating into MMIKLSRKTRSLLALALNSLALCFAVSAFATSYWCEGTHKVVKPPCLSAIRKGNCVPVGANETEAGNATLDPNVVQYIWETGEDKYAFRYFHTGFWLSCEEHHGDEICRSFIELPPESEKEVSGVLWLSVASEFLYIVLLSVGFVLMGLDATCYADFIAGLKINAFAAVITVLSGLLGMVAHMMYMTVFQVAVNLGPKDWRPQTWFYGWSFGMAWLSFTLCMSAAVLTLNTYTKTLLEFQHRRRICEQQSQRGPRSPSLAPEFQRFLWDKYVFSVSDSLDFSPGRSRPTAGGRKGRGGGYAGLAGGRCGDAGDPDDGEPC